Genomic segment of Chelonoidis abingdonii isolate Lonesome George chromosome 5, CheloAbing_2.0, whole genome shotgun sequence:
AGGCTGTCTTTGCATGAGGCTAGTTAGGTTCTGCTACCGAAGGCCTCGTTAAAGAAAGATGATGGCAGATTTCATTGCATTCCACATGTTGATTATTGAAGAAATAATAAattcctttctccccaaagttggTGGAGTGTGAGACATCTTTCCCATTAAGAGAATGAATTTGGGGGTCTGTGAGGTAGATGAGGCCTTTTCCATTACCAGTCACCCAACCTGTAGAATAAAAAATACATCTGATATAAAATGACATACAATAGTCCCTTCACTTCATTGTGTTCTGTAATTAAGCCCCACACACCCAAAGTCTGATCAGTTTTACAGAGGTGGAATTctgctgacatcagtggagttactcctgatttagcCCAGGGTAAGCAAGAGCGGAATCAGGCTCTTAACATCGGTACTGATATGCAGGTAAGAAAACAATCACAAGATGACATCAGGTCCCAATAGCATCTTGGTTTTGGCTTTACTCTGTTAAGGAAGGAGGGTACTTGACTCAACAATTTTCAAGGTCAGGTCCTCAGCTCTAACCAAGGAGAGCCTGTGAAGCTAAAGAGGGGGTCTATGCACAAAGGTAGCTTTCAGCCATTTGGGGGCTTGCCACTCACAGGGAAGGAGAAGGGTGGCATGGGAACTGCTACACTGTCTCGGTGTCATCTGAGGAGCCCCCTTTGCAGAGAAGCCCCTCAGGGGCCCATTTCTCTTCACTTTAGTTTAACTTTCACATGGGTGAAGTAACATAAGGTTGCATCACATTAGGATCTGGCCCAGGAACATGATCACAGTTTCTCTCACATCAAGAAGAGAGAGGGGTTCTCCTTGAGCCGCCAGGTGTCATTTATTTCACATGCCAAAAATTATGGCCTGTTTTCTTACGCAACGTGAGTCTGAGTCCTCTCTATGCCTCCCCTTGCCTTAGTGACATTgtaaatggttttgttttctgtagaGCATGCACTGCTGGAAAATGGGAAGGACACACAACAAACAGAACCAGTCGTCATACACACCTTGCAAATCGACAACCACATCTGTGCCATGGGAAAACTCATAGGAGAAATGGCCAAAGGCCAAGCCATACTCTGTGGCTTTGTACTCTGTCTTTACTACTTTTGTATTATTAGATAGTTTCACAAATTCTCCCAGAATATAGGGCTCCACGCTCACACATCCTTTTATAGATTTGCCTTCTAatatctgaaagaaaacaaaatgttaaaggGTTAAAATAATCCCAGTTGAGATGAGAAGTCCCATAGCTCAGCTATCTGAATTCTTATTTGCATTATTACTTTTCCCCACTGCACTAAACGGAAACTAGATGTAAAGAGTTCCCACACCGTGCCACCCATTTGTTTGTTCCCATCACAACACATCTGGAAGCAGAGCTCTCATCTAGCTAGAGAGAAGGAAGTGTCAGCACTGGAAATGTCAATTCAGCTTGGTGAGACCAGACACGGTGATCAACAAGTTCTATAGGTATCTTGCTTgtaaagcaaatgaaaaatatattgcaaGGAAGTCAGTATAAAAAGTGGGCTAAGGAGCTGAGAAGATGGTAGACCAGCAGCTGTTCATCTTTTGCATTGGCTGTGGTTGGTTTATGTAGTTATATCTATATATTCAAGAGCTTGAATGTCTTAGTGCTAAAACTGCATTAGGACTTGCTAACCAGTGCTCCAGTGCAAAGCAGCACCAACGACAGCATGATtagcaaaagcagcaaagcaaaGCTCTTTCATCCAAGGTCATTTGCATATTGCATTATAGTGTATACGTGAACAACAGAGCAGTAATTTATATTCCACACATGCAAGGACAAACAAATAGGACATTGATACTGTATATAATGGTCTACTTGGCTATTTGTATTTGAAATGCAAAAGCCTAATAGAATGTAGTTAAATATATAAACTAGATTtataaaagagagagggaaagatggTGGCTAATGCTCTGGCCTGGTGCGCCACTCAGGTGATGCAAGAGGGCCAGAAAGCCACTGTCTCAGAGTAGCTGCAGATTTCCCTGGAACAGAGGACTCTCCACATGGCATGTAGCCAGCTATGTTGGCTCTACGTCATTCCCTCCCATCCCATTTGGTATGAACGGTGTGTTGGGGGCAAGTCTGGATGTGCTGCAATCTGATGATCCCCATCCGCTCCTtgggtgccattaaaaatcagtgcAAATTAGTGTAACTCTCAGGCTGCACTGAATGGGGACTAGCTGGACACAAGGATCTGGTCCATATTATTTTAACCATTATTTCCTGCACCATCGTTATTATTAATaactattattattgttttaaacgTTTTTTAATGATCAAATGAAAAAACAAGTTCCGGCCCCAAGGAATTGACAATCTAAGGGCCACACACTGCTTGCCTGGCTCATCTGAGTAGCAAGGGCACTGGAACCTTTGTAGAAGTGGGTGGGCCAAGGACAAAGTGGCAGAGGAATTAAAATACAACTTAAATATCCAGCAGAGTACAACCGTAACATAAATaaccagaatacaaaatgtatccACATTATAATATTTAAGGTTTAATGTTAGTACAAACAAGCAGACAACTTTAGTTCTAAACATGGGGactgcattttttccccacagcgcatgtttcttttgttaaaaagcgCAGGGCATGGCCCTTTTataagtgggagggccatggctccgtctctccccccaccccattctggcaccagtgctgagcagtcccacttaaatcaatgggctAATTTAAGTGAATAAATTGAGCAGAATTGTACCCTAATTCTAGTATTTCTGAGAGCACCATTATAACTATAGGCTAAATTTTAAAGAAGCATGCTAACGGTGCAGCTACTAAAACAGCATGTGCACCTGCAGGCAAATAGGAGCCCTCATATTTCTGTGCACAAACTGGTTAGGTGCTAACACAAGTTGGGCAACTCTACCTGCCAGCTGGCTAACTGAGCCCTTTCCTGCCCAAGGTACACATGTAAAGGTATGGGTTTGGTAAGCCTGGTAGGATGTAGATACTTTTACAGGTGCACCTATTGTACCCTCTGGTGGCAATCTCTGCTTGTATGTTAGAtgttttttcatctttaaataaTCAACTTTGTTTACCAGGTAATGGCATTTACCTCTTAGGGGATCTCTATCCACCATTTCGGAGTGAGAATGAGCGAACCTCCCTTTGTCGACAGACTTGGTCTAGCAAGAccaagctggatatgagtcagcagtgtgcccttgttgccaagaaggccaatgggatattgggctgtattagtaggagcattgccagctgatcgagggaagtgattgttTCCCTCTATttagcactagtgaggccacacctggagtattgcgtccagttttggtccccccactacagaagggatgtggacaaattggagagagtccagcagagggcaaagaaaatgacgagggggctggggcacatgacttatgaggagaggctgagggaactggggttatttagtctgcagaagagaagagtgaggggagatttgatagcagacttcaactacctgaaagggggttccaaagaggctggatctaggttgttctcagtggtagcagatgaaagaacaagaagcaatggtctcaagttgcagtggggaggtcaaAGATAGAAataaggaaaaactatttcactaggagggtggtgaagcactggaatgggttacctagggaggtggtggaatctccttccttagaggtttttcaggcctggcttgacaaagttcttgctgggatgatttacttggtgttggtcctgctttgactatATGACTTCTGAGGTCTTTTCCAaacctaatattctgtgattctaaggcTCAGACTGGTgttctaaaaacagctgtgtagacagtgctttgacgTTACGGCTTGAGCTCAGACTCTGAAACCTATGGAGAGGCTATTTATCCTTAGCCACGAGGCTCACTCCCgcttgctccaaaatgctgtgtttaCATATCCACTGTGTATGGGACACAAGTGGTTTAATACAAACATTATTGTTCTCCAGAGATCTTGTAACTTTCCTCATTTTATCCCCATTATTCTACAGGAGAAACATTCTCTGATCATTTCCTGCTGGCTTCTGTAAATTCCCTGCTTCAGTTGATTTCAGTTCAGGACTTCTTACCAGGAGTATTGCAGAGGGGATGTAAAAGATTTGTGTAGGGATCTTTTGCTCATACAGCCTTTTGTTGAATTCTGTCACGTAGTACTGGGCAGTCATTTGTCGCTCCACATCAATGAAATGGTTAAGAAGCCCCTTTTCTTCTTTATACTCTTTCCCAACATACCTATatggtaaaaaacaaacacacagactAGCCAATTCCTCAGGCAGATAGCAGTAAGGGAAATCCTCATTGGGATGCAAATCATCATCACAAATCCACTTTGTTCTTCAAGGGCAAAGCTATTTATTGGTAACTTATTTACAATGACAAcaagtgaaatctggtcttgtacCTCTTGATGGAATAAGAGAAGTTAGCTCTGAAAGATCTTAGTCTTAGGGTGAGAATTTCAAAAGCGTGTAAATGAATTAGACATCTGGGGAATAGGCATCTAATAACCCATACATCACATTTATTCATGGTCCAAAATCCACATTTCCCTCTCCCAAGCAGCAAGCACTGCCTCTAGGTGCTGAGGCCTAGGTGAATTGAGCTGGTGGACTTATTCCAGTTCTTAGGGGCAGAGGTGTCCATTTCTCAAAGCCACTACACAGAATAAAATGTTATCCATCTCTCAGACATGCTACGTTCTGCACGCCTACCTCTCTCCTTATTCTCTTGAGAACAAGACAgctaggcccagatttttaaagccatttagATGTTGCTgcgctcagcattgcaatgcctaactgatttaggagcataatcttactttcaaaagtgatttagacatttaggagccaaaatctcTGACTgcaaatgggatttaggctcccaCGTgtctaaatcatttttgaaaaaaatcagacttaggcattgcaacactgagcagagcaaggcctaaatactttaaaaaatctggacTGTAGTGCACAAGGAGTTTCAGATCTCTACTTCAGGCAGAAGTCAATACTGGTAGTTAATATTGTGCCCATGAGCAACCTCTACTCACATTTGTATTAAAACACAACAATATTGCATGCTCTACTGTGTGCCTGGTTTACATACAAGCTTGCACTGAAATCACTAAATTGGTTTTAATTTGACTATTTTCCTCTTTTATGCAAATCTGTGTGTGGATACTCTCATTTCAGATTAAGATTGTTGTATCTGGAAtatatttaaatcagaaataGGAAAGCCTTAATCCACAAGGAGAGAATCTGAAACAACAAAAGGTATGAAATAAAATCCATTTACTGACTCCTGTGCAGGTTTGCGCATAGCCAAGTCCAAGGGCATAATAGGAAAATGGACAGTAAATGAAATACAGTGTCAGATAACACAGAAAACAGTAATGAAACAATTggttctttttaaatacctgtcCCTATGGAAAGGCCGTAACTTCAGAATCAAACTgggtaacaagaatatccagagttataatagtaAGGATCAAATAGCCAGGAGCTTTGGAAGGGCTATAAAACCCTTTTGCTTCAGGATATTTGCCAGCTCTTAACTAATggagattaggaagaaactttccctgggagCAGGTTATCTCATAACGTCCCTATAAcagtggggtttcttgcacctttttctgaagcacctggcactgttagagacaggacactggactagctggatcttgggtctgatccagtatggcaattgcTATGTTCCTATGTGTGCAGAATTAGCCCTGATTAAAATTTCACTTCAGCAATTTGTGCTTGATCAATACCTTCCCAAAGTTTCTTCTTGATGCAAAAAGTGTATCCAAAATGCATTCCTTTGTTTGCCTTCCTTCGCCACGCTCAGGTAGTCTCCAATATACACAGCTGTTTCCTGGCCTGTCCACAGCCCAGATTTCTTAGAGTATTTCAGAAGAAGAGCAGCTACCAAAAGAAAACCCCCACAAATGAAACCGACAGCTTCTTTAGCAAGGTTGTTCCATACCAGTAACCAAAGATGAAACCTAAGAGCTACCAGTTTTTTCTGTTGGGATTGATGTCCATGCCCAGACAAAGTTTCAAAGCTCTGCTATCTTGTCACACTCAACTATTACAGTGCAGTATTGAAACAGCATCTTTTGAAGAAGCTCATCTGTAAGTGGAAATGTATCAGATAGCTAGGTAAAATGCATTGCTTTGGCAGGAAACACTGTAGGGCTACTTTGGGGTAGCAGAGCTTTCCTGCACCTGTCTTGTACACTAATAAAAGTTTAAATGATAAGGGCATCCTGCAGAAAAACTAACAGCGAGTAGAGAACACAAAATATCTATAGGAAGAATCAAATGCATTTTACTCCTGCTCTGTAATGCCCCTGCTATGAGCCAGTCACAAGCCTCTAGCACATATATAAACTTGAATACCACTAAATTGTGTGGCACTGGACATTTATACTGATAAGACTATCTAGACTTAGACGAGTTAATGCTAACACaaatttggaagggatataaaaccttCAGGGTTAAAACCGATCTACTGCTAGGCTTAGGAGGAGACCTTCATGTggaggcagattatcccacatttgcccactgcagggttcttacaccttcctctgaagcagctggggcCGGCACTGTCAGAGAGTGAATACTGTACTAGATAGACCATGGCACTTAGGGCTGGGCAGGAAATGATTCTTtaagaattttcaagatttcaaataaTTTTCCCGTCACAAATTGAAATAAACAACTTTCACAAACtgaacttctgaatttttttttttttcagatcaggtcaatcaaaatgtttcatcaaAACCTACCCTCTTCAGATTAGAGCCACATCCGCGTCAGTTGTGCTTGTTTATTAACTTTGTGAGGTAGCAGACAGAGCGTCTAGACTCACAGATTGAGAACAGAGTTTTAttgaaattaacaaaatataaaactcACAAGGACCTtaagacaatttaaaaataattgagagATTTTGGCAGCAGGTGCAGTCTGACTTCGTTTGGTTAACGGATGAAAGGAAAAAACTGGATGTGATATTAAGCAAAATAGCAAACTAAGCCACAATGTTGTTCCGCCCTGGCTTggttcttttttcatttaaatctaaatattttgaaaaatgaagaggGCCTAAAAATATCCAGACCCTTGAGATCTGTATGGTCCTAGTAAGTAGTACAGACCTGATTCTGCAGCCTTTACTCATACATAGTTTCATAGATGTTTAAGATCAGAAAGGACCAGTCCCTACTCTCCTCTAAATTATTGGCATAAGACAAAATGAGAATCAAACATGTGACCCTCAGTTTACAAGGGCAATGCTCTAACCTCTGAATTATATGGCCAATGCACAAACACATATGAATAAGAATTGCAAGATCAGACCCTAGATTTCTATCTGCTGCTTCTATCTATCTTTGAGGGGTTTATACCTTGTTCATCATCATAGTAAGAGTGCTGGCCTGCATGTAGTACAAAATCCTTCAAAGGTTAGCTCTTACCTCCGTATAGCTATGTTTGGGACCACGATGGCacagaacatacacacacagaggagatGTTACTTACAGTACGCTTTGTGGAGTTGTCTAGCCTTAAATATTCCAGTAGTCTCCAGTCTCTGCACTAGCCAGCTATGCTTAACACCTGACAAGAGCTTCTCATAATCAGCATCCTCTAGAAAGCGAGCTTTTAGGATTTGTTCTTTGGTTCTCCCAGGCACAAAGACAAGAGAGCTCCCACTGGAGTTCAGAAAAGATGGACTCTTTAGTTCAGAGAAACTGCTGGACAACTGAGCTGATTTGTACCATGATTTCAGAGAGGAGCTTGAGTTGTGGGTGCTGTTCGGAATGTTCCTGTACTTTTCCGCTTCATCTTCCTCTGTGGTAGCACAGTCATTGAAGTCGTCAGCTTCTGGCTTCTTCCTCCCTGATGGTGAAACTCTGATCTCAACCCTGTGGCTAAGTTGAGGCCTTGGAGCATTCATGGCAGGAGAGTTGTTTACTGAGCTCCTGCTATTGCTGAAAGCAAACTCCCATTCATCTTCTGTATCTGCCTGGGTGTCGACTTCAGGCATTTCAAAAGACTCATTTCCAGCCATTTCAGCAGAAGATTTACTAATCCAGTTAAATACAAAGGAATCACTTGCTATTTTTGGCTTGTTGCTTACAGATGTAGTAGTTGCTACCTTACCTATAGGTACATGAGGCTCAACTGACAGATCCTCTGTATTGTCTACAGTATCTCCTTCTGGGTCAATCCACACATAATTATTTCTAGATAATGGCTCTGTGACTTTTTTATACCTTTCAGCATCTATTATTTCAGCATTTCCTTCCACTATACTGTGCTGAGGAGGACTGTGAATAACATTGAAGTCTCTATTGCTGTCCTTAGTTCTGGACTCAATCATTTCAAAGGATTCTAATTCTGCCAGGGAAGAGGAAATCTTCTCTCTCCTGGGTCTGTTGGGACCAGAACAATGGGCATCCTTTAACTCCATGAAGGAAATAGCATTGTTCCTGAAGTCTATACTATTGGCATCCCCTGCATTCTGTTCTGAGGCATCCCTTTCAGGTTCTGTCCCCTGCAAGAGCCCTTCCCTGGAAGCTGAGGATGCATCTACTAATCTATTAGCAAAGAGCATATTATTCTTTAATGAATGCCGAGAAGGACCTGAACAGCCACTCTGTGACTCCTGAAGAGAGAGATGATGAGTTTGGAAGGACAATGAGTGCAGGCTGCCAGCTTGAACATTTTCCTCAGTAGATTCGGTTGAGGCTGTGCAACACTGCTCATCCACTGAGCCCTCTTCCCTTGGTTGCCAATCTCTGGGCATCTTATTGCTAGCATTACAGTCTAGCTCCTCCCAGCTAGCAGAGGAACTTGATTTTGACAACTTGCTCCAAGACTTCAAAGAACTAGTGGTTTGACTCCTGCTTTGCAAACTGCTGAAAATGCCATCTTCATCATTGGTAACTTTGTCTGATGTCTTTctctccatttcttcttcaaggGAGACGTTCATTACATTAGAACTAATCCATCTCCTTTGGCCACTGAGTCTCTCACGGCTTCTTCTTGAGTTTTGTGAATCAGAGATTTTGGCACTGTACTTGCCACAGTGTAATTTTTCTTCGGTGGTACACATGGTGTCTacatttttagtttcagtttttaaGGCAGTGATGCAAGCTCCCATTTTGGCTTCTCTGTGCCTGGTTTCCTGGCTCCTGCAAGTACTTTCAAACACTTCACTTACTGACCTATGGTGCTGCGAATGCATTTCAAGGATTTTCTCAAAATTCACCTCACCACACAAGATAGGCTTTTCCACTCCACCTTTGTAACTATCAGGAACATAAGACCTGGCATCTGAATTAGGGAAGCTTTGTACTTCTAAATGCCCCTTGACAGACATGATCAAAGACATGATCTCTTTGGCAAGTGTTTCTTTGTCTTGATCCTCTGTAAAAGGTGAAGTGCTGTAAGAGTACAGTTTCTCCATGGCTTCACTACATAGCTGTCTCACCTCACAGAGTTTCTTGCTCTCCCCGTAGAGTTGCCGATGAACTGTTGTAAGGCAGAAAGCTGCTTTAATAAAACTATGAAGCTCCTGCCTGCTAGTGACAGGGTCATTTTCTTTCTTGGTGAGAAGACCAATTTCAAAGGATTCCTTAGCTTCAGACAAATAGAACTCTCTTTTCTCTGGAGGACATTCTGTGGAGTAACTATAGGACAATAAGCATGTGCCACGGAtattctgaaaaggaaaaaggatGAGAAGTCAATGAATTAGAAATCTGGAATTCTGttccaaataaaaagaaaaaagtgctaTTTCTTCATGCATTTCAAGGCACAGATACCAGCTCTTACAGCTTGTTTCTGCATTTCTAGGAAATGAGGTAAGGATTGTCTCATCTCTTTGATTATGCTGCTTTATTCTAAATTTGCTTAGAGTTGCAGGAGGGTGAGGTATTAACTAGCAAAGCATCATCACTCTGGGGGATCTATCTCACCACCTGTCTTTCTCTCTCCGTAGTTTTAGATAGGAGTTCTGGGAGGGGTGCACCATCCTACCCAAGTCCCAGATGTGAACTGAAATCATACTCACCACCGCTGTGAGCACAAAAAGCGGGGTGTACTGGCTGAAGGCTGCTGCCAGCTTGCAGGCTTCAGCAGCTGACAGTAAGCGATGGTCAAACTCTTGGAGAAGGCTCTGTTAAAATAGCAAGATAAAAATTCCTTTATACACTACGTCATCTTTGTAATGTCACATTCTTGGTGGTGGAAAAAGGCAAGTAACAGTTatagggtatgtcaacactgcaatgtAAGTCCAAGGTTAGTAGATCTTGAGTTAGCAGAGCCTGGATTTGTTAACACAGAGCTTGAGTCTCTACACTCATTTATAACCCTAGGTCAGGAATTGTagaaccctgggtcccaacctgaggccggagcatctacactgcattgtgctagcctgagtccaaccacccatatcccagatttcctagcaccctcccaaaatgtggccgcTCCAGCCTTTTATTCCTGTTGCAGTGTggaaaaacttgactgtccagacgACAAAGAAAGTCAGCTCATGGGATacttttgccactgatttcaatgaagatcagGACTCAGTCAGGACAGAGCATGGACCTTAGAATTTGATTAGCTGAATCCACTGGATTTTGCAGATGCTCTACACCTCTCAGGTTTTGAGTCCATAAAAGGCTTTTACTATAATGAGTCTTGGGCTACTGCCGGAGCAAGATACTAGATCATCTACACCAATGGTGTGATCTGTACCAATTCCGGTGTCCCAGAGACTCTCCCCATTCACCCTTCCCATCACATTGGAAGTTTTAACATGCATCTAATTTTGGTCTTAACAATGTTCACAGTGTTAATTCAATTTGTCCTGGAGGGAAATGACACCCACTTTGTGTTTAGGTGAGATAACAAACTCTTTGGCTGACGTTGTGGAGCTTCCCCAAGCACTCAGTGCAAGGACAAGAGTAGGAAGTTTGGTTGCACTTGGTGCAACTAAATAAGGATCAGCAAGAGACTGTTAATACACGAATATTTACCAGGTCAACTTGAGAgttgtttttaaaactattataATCTTTCTCACTCATGGAAACAAAGATGTCAGCCAAAATACCCAGTGATGTAGCAattccctggaaaaaaaaaaaaagtgttttttccattttattttctatttttgctgGTGCTGTGCAAGACACAAAGATAAAGACAGTGCCTTGCCATCTACAAGACACACAGAGAAGAGAGGACACGTGGAAATCTAGAGCAGGAAACAAGTTAGCTGGATTTTGTTTCTTGGATTATTATAAATGTGTAGGCATTGAGGAAAGAATTAGGGCTGGTGTAAGTCTGTATGGCTCCACTAAACTGAATCCATTTACACCAACTACAGATTTAGCTCTGTATTTTAGGAGGGATGAATGAGGATTGGAATTTTGTTACATTCTTCCTTCCTATTTCCTCCAACCTGCAGCTTTTAAGGTGTGACAAATACAGCACAGCATCATGTGATATAAGAATATCTTCAGATTAAATGCTACATTAAATCCTGACTAAACAGATTTTGGAAAACAGGTTCTTAATCTATTTAGGCTCAGTTTTAACACTCTACTACCTTTTTCTGCACACCAATAATTTAGAACTGATCAGTATCTCTCAAACTCTTTGTGAGGCACGAGGTAAAATTGTCTAGACAAGCACCACATCAAATGCAATCAACATACAGTTCTTCTGATAGAGCACCAAGGCACTGATGAGGTAATGTTGCCCTGAACTATTTTATGAAGCACTTAAAAAGGCAGATGCTCCAGTTAATGACGATTTTAAATCTGGGGGTTGGAATGTACAATTTTAAATAGGGATCAGTGAATCACAAGAATTTGTAATGTCATGAAGATAGATGCATTTGCCTTTTGTGTCCTTCCAAAACAGGACAATTGTTCACTATTCCCAAACAGTATGCCAAACAACAGATTACCTTAAAATGCAGTTAGTACAGCTAAATCATTCTATTACATGATGCCCCTTTGCCTTCTTAAATATCTGCACAATTCCCTGCACACCTCTGCTTTCATATAAATATTTCTGAGTAAGGTTCAAGCTGCAAAACTTTGGTCCAGAGTTTTAACCAAGTTTAGGGAGTTTGGGATCTGGAATTTTGGTGAGGTCCATTATAAAGATAGGACTGGTCTACacaattcagatccagattccaAACATCCTGAAGCATGGAGGTGTTATAAAGATCTGGGCTATTTGCAGAGTTAATAACAAAGTATATGAAGGATGGTCATAGGACCTATGATGGTTAGGACACTAACATAAGACTGAGTAGACCAAGCTTCAATTCTctggtctgccacagacttcctgtacgactctgtgcaagtcacttaccccctctgtgccttagttccccatctgtaaaatgggaataatagcatttCTCTACCTCATGGAGGTGTTATGAGAATGAATATATTAAACACTGTAAGCCGCTCAGATACTCTGATGATGGGGACTATGTAACTACcaagatagatagatattcaGATCCTGGTTTGAACACACCTGATGCTCAGGAATGTTTGGTTCCAATGAAATGGTTAAGGCCCCTCCCTAAAAATATAATAATGGCTGCATCTTGGTATTAGCCTGTCACTCAGTCAGAGAACTACATTGCATCATCTCATTTGATCATTTACTTCTGATGACGGTAATGAATGAAAATGATCACTTTATTTCtttgcagaaaacaaaacaaagctcaGGACATGCTGGTTTAGAAATAAGTGCGAACACatgcatgcagggccggtgcaaggaagttttgcgccctaggtgaaacttccaccttgcaccccccacccagctaaccccgcccctccccatggcagctaactcagcatcCGACCCAGGGAGCACCCCCCAGGGAGACTCCCCACccgccatggcagctaaccctgcctggggatcccaccccagctcacctcagctccgcctcctccactgaacacgctggcgctgctctaattctcctcctggcccaggcttgcggcgctgattggaggagattTAAGaactgggctgtgtgctcagcggagaaggcagagtggaggtgagctggggaggggagctgttgcCCTGTGCGCGCCCTCCCCCGTTACTGCGGACAGCCCTCCCTGCACACCcccccatccagctcacctccactccacctactcgcctgaggggacttttaggcgcccccaaccctgggcgccctaggcggccgcctagtttgcctaaatggttgcaccggccctgtatgcATGTAAAAATAAATCAAGTATAGTGTAACGTTCAGCTAGAACATTTGCCCCACGTATTAACCTTGACTGAAATTGATTACATCCAGAAAGAATAAAACCAGAACATATGACTGAGGGAAACACAATGGATTCTGGACTCAATGTGGAATTAGTAAGAGTATTCAGGGTGAAAAAAACACTAACCTTTTTATCCGGCTGAGGCAGTTTGAAATAGCCTACAATTGAAGCCCAAATCAGCTCCGCTGCCTCATACCACATTCCTGAAATAAAGCAGAGAAATGATCAATAAGCA
This window contains:
- the ALPK1 gene encoding alpha-protein kinase 1 isoform X2 — its product is MNNQKVVAALLQECKQALDVLSPKISDASEEDKREYQQCKASLPDDLRTLIEEAKEMKWPFVPEKWQYKQAIGPEDKTNLQDMISARLHELLVYLKASIMVKDCATAAAIVFLIDRFLYWVDASSKLLRIAKGLHKLQPATPIAPQVVIRLARISVNSGKLLKAEYILSSLINDNGATGMWYEAAELIWASIVGYFKLPQPDKKGIATSLGILADIFVSMSEKDYNSFKNNSQVDLSLLQEFDHRLLSAAEACKLAAAFSQYTPLFVLTAVNIRGTCLLSYSYSTECPPEKREFYLSEAKESFEIGLLTKKENDPVTSRQELHSFIKAAFCLTTVHRQLYGESKKLCEVRQLCSEAMEKLYSYSTSPFTEDQDKETLAKEIMSLIMSVKGHLEVQSFPNSDARSYVPDSYKGGVEKPILCGEVNFEKILEMHSQHHRSVSEVFESTCRSQETRHREAKMGACITALKTETKNVDTMCTTEEKLHCGKYSAKISDSQNSRRSRERLSGQRRWISSNVMNVSLEEEMERKTSDKVTNDEDGIFSSLQSRSQTTSSLKSWSKLSKSSSSASWEELDCNASNKMPRDWQPREEGSVDEQCCTASTESTEENVQAGSLHSLSFQTHHLSLQESQSGCSGPSRHSLKNNMLFANRLVDASSASREGLLQGTEPERDASEQNAGDANSIDFRNNAISFMELKDAHCSGPNRPRREKISSSLAELESFEMIESRTKDSNRDFNVIHSPPQHSIVEGNAEIIDAERYKKVTEPLSRNNYVWIDPEGDTVDNTEDLSVEPHVPIGKVATTTSVSNKPKIASDSFVFNWISKSSAEMAGNESFEMPEVDTQADTEDEWEFAFSNSRSSVNNSPAMNAPRPQLSHRVEIRVSPSGRKKPEADDFNDCATTEEDEAEKYRNIPNSTHNSSSSLKSWYKSAQLSSSFSELKSPSFLNSSGSSLVFVPGRTKEQILKARFLEDADYEKLLSGVKHSWLVQRLETTGIFKARQLHKAYSALLLKYSKKSGLWTGQETAVYIGDYLSVAKEGKQRNAFWIHFLHQEETLGRYVGKEYKEEKGLLNHFIDVERQMTAQYYVTEFNKRLYEQKIPTQIFYIPSAILLILEGKSIKGCVSVEPYILGEFVKLSNNTKVVKTEYKATEYGLAFGHFSYEFSHGTDVVVDLQGWVTGNGKGLIYLTDPQIHSLNGKDVSHSTNFGEKGIYYFFNNQHVECNEICHHLSLTRPSVAEPN